A window from Candidatus Nitrospira neomarina encodes these proteins:
- a CDS encoding PepSY domain-containing protein, producing the protein MKNRLILNVMMATCLLPVSSALALFDEDPAELLKGTQITLVEAVEKAMTTVKGKAVDVELEKEQGKTVFEVKIVDENEKTREVYVDAHSGEVVKIEKD; encoded by the coding sequence ATGAAGAATCGTCTCATTCTCAATGTCATGATGGCCACGTGTCTTCTGCCGGTCAGCTCGGCGTTAGCCTTGTTTGATGAGGACCCAGCCGAATTATTGAAGGGCACGCAAATCACACTCGTCGAAGCTGTGGAAAAAGCCATGACAACGGTGAAGGGCAAGGCCGTGGATGTCGAATTAGAAAAAGAACAGGGTAAGACTGTTTTCGAAGTTAAAATCGTCGACGAAAATGAAAAAACCAGAGAAGTTTATGTGGATGCTCATTCAGGAGAAGTCGTAAAGATTGAAAAGGATTAA